TCGGGCAGGGGCGTTGGCAGGCAGTGGCCAAAGCAGGACTGGTCGGAAACTTTATTTTAAAAAACCAACTCGACGTGACGGCAAGCGCATCGCAGAACGTGCGTTTGCGATTGTTGCAGGGCAACAACGGCTACAGTATGCAGTACCAGACAGCAGGCAGTTTCTTTTTGGGTTATTGGGCATCCTTAGGCACCGAATTTCGCCTTGCCCGCCATTTTGGGGCTTTTTGCCGAACCCGCGCTCTCAGGCGATTTTTCGCGCAAGGATGCAGCTGACAGGTCGTTGCCGGGTCAAGTTATATTCGGGCTGAACACGGGTGCAAGGTTTTACTTTCGAACCCTCAAAGCGTCTTCAGCCATTCGCCCGTTTTGTACGACATCCAACTCGTCAGCATTCCCACAAAAACACCCCATGCGATGTCAACCACCACCAAAGGCAGCGGCCATCGGTCAATCAATGCCTTGTTCACCAATTCATAAGTGCCATAAGTGACCAAGCCAAACAAAGCGCCGTTGAGCAATGCGCGCAGCGGTGATTGGGCAGGCCAAACACAAAACCACAGCATCCCAAAAGCAAAAATCAAGTAAAAAACACCCCCGGCAATTAAGTCGGGGCGGGCGGCGAGCATCGAACCTACCTGCTGCTGGATGAATTTTTTGGCAAAAAGATTCAACCACGCCAAGTCAAAAGCAGTATAAACCACAAGGGTAAACAAGAAGTGGGCAAAATTTTTCATGATAAAAAAACGTAAAAACTTAGGTAGAGGGTAGAAGGCTGTTTTCATCTCCATAGAAACAGTATGCAACCCCAAATCAGGTCTCTCACAGCCCTTTACCTAAGTTTTCACAAAAAAACAAACAATCTTCCGCCCTGACGAGCCACTCAGACCAACCAACAACAAAAAAAACACTCACCTCCTCCTCACCTGCGAACCCCCACTCGTAAGCCACAGCCCAATGGCGTAGCTCGCCACCGCCGCCAATGCAGTGGACAAAGTGACCCATGCGACATCAAGCACCACCAACTCAAGGGGCCACGGGGCGACAAACACGATATTGACAGCGGCATAAAGCGCCCCAACGCGAAAACCCACCCGCCACCCATCCAGAAATGCAGGAGCCAAGTTGTTGTAAACCATGCTCTTGTAAGCAGCGCCAAAAGCCAGCCACAACGAGAACAAGACGTAATAAATCTCGGCCAACGCCCAATTCGGCGGATACCCATAGCGCGTCACAAACGGATATTCAACCAAGCCGCCAATGAGAAACTTGAGCCATACGACATCCAAGAGCAAAAACACCAAAAGCGTGGCCAAAAAATGCAGCAAAAAATTCATGACGCGAAAGTTGTGTGGCGCGATATAAGTCTTTTGTCAACGCCTGTTGCAAAGATGTCACAAACTTGCTTCATCTTTGCCGCCCAACAGTTGATTATCATGGCCTACGAATTCAGACTACCCTCGCTCGGCGACGACGTGACCGGAAAGGTGCTCGACATACTCGTGAAACCAGGCGACAAAGTAACGAAAGAACAAATCGTCCTCATAGTCGGTACCGACAAAGTGGATGCCGAAATCCCCGTGGATGCCGATGGCATCGTGGAGGAAATCCTCGTGAAAAAAGGCGATGACGTGACCGATGGCACCGTCATCCTGAAAATGAAAAGCGACTCCGCCTCTCCCAGCAGCAGCGCGCCCAAAGAAAAAGAAAGCAGCAGCCCCACCGCCACCTCGACATCCGCGCCTGCTGCCACTCCTCCCACACCGCCCCCGGCACCTCCGCCAGCCCCCGCTCCCACAAGCAGCACGAGCGATGCCAAACAAGGAGCCTCCGGCTCATTGCGAGCCTCTCCGCTCGCTCGCAAACGCGCCAAGGAATTTGGCATCAACCTCTCCGACGTGCGTCCGCCGCAAGGCGCGAGCCGCATTTCATACAAGGATGTGATGGATTTTGTCAAAAGAAAAATTGACACCAGCGGAGGCAGCACCGGCACAGGTGGCGCCGGACTGACCCGCAAGCCCTTGCCCAATTTTGAAAAATTTGGCACCATCGAACGCAAGCCCTTGGGACGCATCGGCGAATTGACCGCCGAAAACATGCACTATGCCTTCAACACCATCCCACATGCGTGGATTTCAGAAAAGGCAGACATCACGCGCTTGGAGCAACTGCGCCAACAGCACAAGGACACCGTGAAGGCAGCAGGTGGCAACCTGACCACCACCGCCATCCTCACCAAGGCGATTTGCTCGGTGCTGCGCAAATACCCGCAGTTCAACGCCAGCCTCGACGATGCCACCAACGAAGTGATTTACAAAAAATACATCAATATCGGCATTGCGGTGGACACGCCGCGAGGGCTTTTGGTGCCAGTCATCCGCAACTGCGACCAAAAATCACTGACCGAAATATCCGTCGAACTCACCGAACTCAGCACTCGCACGCGCGAGGGCAAAAACAAATTGGATGATTTGGACGGCGGCACGTTTTCCATCTCCAACATTGGCGGCATCGGCGGCACCAACATGCTGAGCATCGTCAACTGGCCGCAAGTAGCCATCCTCAGCGTCACCGCTGCCAGCATGGAAGCCCATTGGAACGGCAAAGAATTTGAGCCGCGCCTCATGATGCCCATCACCATCGGCTGGGACCACCGCGTCATCAATGGTGCAGATGCCGCTCGCTTCTTGGTGGATTTGAAGAAGATTTTGGAAGAGCCATTTTTGGGGTGGCTGTGAGCGCGAGATGAAACGAAAGATGAAACCTTGACTTTGTCCAGCGATTTTTGCTTTGTCGGGTTCTGAGGTGACACCCCAGAACCCGACCGAGATGCCACCTTTCTCGTTCCTCAAATGATGACACCTATCACAAACCGAGAATAGCTGTTGACTTGTCGAGATTTCTTGGATGGACATGTTCTTGAACGGATTGATTGTTCCGCTCATGCAGAAAACTTGAGAACGCGAAAATAAAAACGCTGACAACCAGCAAGGTCGTCAGCGTTTTTTTGTAGCCCCGAGTGGGATCGAACCACTATCTGAAGTTCCGGAAACTTCCATTCTATCCGTTGAACTACGGGGCCGAAGCAGGCGCAAAGGTAGTGCTTGTGTGGCTTTTTCAAAAAGGAATTTCAAAAACCGATTTCTATCCCGTTGCAGTTCCCAAGCGCCCGTCTATCCAGTCTTTTGCATCTGAGAGCAACTTTTCAGCGTCGTCGCCCCGCAATGTCGGCCCGTAGCAAACGTCCACGCGAATGATTTTTTCTTTGAAACGCCGACCAGCGTGTCGCAAAAAAGTTTGTTTGCCAATCCAAAAATCATTTTTATCGTGAAAAATCAGCGCCGCCGGCACAATCGGTATCCCCGTTCTTGCGGCCAGTTGGAACACCCCTTTTTTGAATGGCAAAGTACCATGCACACCAGAGGTGGTGCCTTCCGGGAAAAGAATGAT
This genomic interval from Saprospiraceae bacterium contains the following:
- a CDS encoding DUF2177 family protein, whose product is MKNFAHFLFTLVVYTAFDLAWLNLFAKKFIQQQVGSMLAARPDLIAGGVFYLIFAFGMLWFCVWPAQSPLRALLNGALFGLVTYGTYELVNKALIDRWPLPLVVVDIAWGVFVGMLTSWMSYKTGEWLKTL
- a CDS encoding DUF2177 family protein, which produces MNFLLHFLATLLVFLLLDVVWLKFLIGGLVEYPFVTRYGYPPNWALAEIYYVLFSLWLAFGAAYKSMVYNNLAPAFLDGWRVGFRVGALYAAVNIVFVAPWPLELVVLDVAWVTLSTALAAVASYAIGLWLTSGGSQVRRR
- a CDS encoding 2-oxo acid dehydrogenase subunit E2 — protein: MAYEFRLPSLGDDVTGKVLDILVKPGDKVTKEQIVLIVGTDKVDAEIPVDADGIVEEILVKKGDDVTDGTVILKMKSDSASPSSSAPKEKESSSPTATSTSAPAATPPTPPPAPPPAPAPTSSTSDAKQGASGSLRASPLARKRAKEFGINLSDVRPPQGASRISYKDVMDFVKRKIDTSGGSTGTGGAGLTRKPLPNFEKFGTIERKPLGRIGELTAENMHYAFNTIPHAWISEKADITRLEQLRQQHKDTVKAAGGNLTTTAILTKAICSVLRKYPQFNASLDDATNEVIYKKYINIGIAVDTPRGLLVPVIRNCDQKSLTEISVELTELSTRTREGKNKLDDLDGGTFSISNIGGIGGTNMLSIVNWPQVAILSVTAASMEAHWNGKEFEPRLMMPITIGWDHRVINGADAARFLVDLKKILEEPFLGWL